In the genome of Flexistipes sinusarabici DSM 4947, one region contains:
- a CDS encoding ExeA family protein, translating into MSVKEFFQIKELPFNNAPDLKYFYSSKPHQETLTRLRHVIENRKGLALVTGQIGTGKTTLARLLFEELDPQQYETVLMIVVHSEITSEWILKKICTQMDVENIPTDKPGMLTALYKRLYELNEKGKKAVILIDEAQMLKHRDVMEEIRGILNFEDEFGKLLTFIFFGLPELETNLSVDEPLRQRVALKCELKQLDFESTKNYIMHRIKVSGAKYNFFADDAYRSIFEASGGIPRIINTICDNAMFESYLIKGKVIKKETVDQVVNDLGLLAL; encoded by the coding sequence ATGAGTGTAAAAGAGTTTTTCCAGATTAAAGAACTGCCCTTTAACAATGCCCCGGATTTGAAGTATTTTTATTCATCAAAACCACACCAGGAAACTCTTACCAGGCTCAGGCATGTCATTGAAAACCGTAAAGGGCTCGCCCTTGTAACCGGGCAAATCGGTACAGGGAAAACTACCCTTGCCCGATTACTTTTTGAAGAGCTGGATCCCCAGCAATATGAAACCGTATTAATGATTGTGGTTCATTCGGAGATTACTTCCGAATGGATACTAAAAAAAATATGCACCCAAATGGACGTTGAAAATATCCCCACAGATAAACCTGGAATGTTAACAGCTCTGTACAAAAGACTGTATGAGCTCAATGAGAAAGGGAAGAAAGCTGTCATTTTGATTGACGAAGCACAAATGCTTAAACACAGAGATGTCATGGAAGAAATCAGAGGTATCCTGAACTTTGAGGACGAATTTGGGAAATTGCTGACATTTATTTTTTTTGGGCTGCCCGAGCTGGAAACTAACCTTTCAGTAGATGAACCTTTACGACAAAGGGTTGCGCTAAAATGCGAACTAAAGCAGCTTGACTTTGAAAGCACCAAAAATTACATTATGCACAGGATAAAAGTATCAGGCGCTAAATATAATTTTTTTGCTGATGATGCATACAGATCCATTTTTGAGGCTTCCGGCGGCATACCTCGTATTATAAATACGATCTGTGATAACGCTATGTTTGAATCGTACTTAATAAAGGGAAAAGTAATAAAAAAAGAGACTGTAGATCAAGTCGTAAATGATTTGGGTCTGTTAGCCTTATAA
- a CDS encoding ATP-binding protein: MIKYIGKKSKVLWYSLFAIILVILNFIASSQLVNSDFPWYSNISIFLLVNINIILLLVLLIVIFRKMGKLLLDQRKNVFGTKLQSKLVIFSIILTVIPVAVVFTFSNAIINNSIDKWFNAQVELALKNSIDLMQRYQNQVEQDIIEQTSILSKLITSKGFLLHKNYDEMAEFVRGYMKDNRIRGIGIYNNQKTELISIDKNIYLSIIIGNEELNKVLSGSQVAQYKFFSNNQVYWVGQPISSTVNNNIILGALFVYKTVPAQQAEKVSRILESYNNYRQIKFYSKPIENSYKILLVMMTLLVVFAGIWGSLLFAKSITDPLEKLTSASHQVSEGNLDVVLDKAGNDEVGFLVESFNDMTQKLRLHNEELKKKNEILSEMYNQISKDNQYIDTIFKNVKSSIFLLNSKLEILKVNRIGEKFVNPENQFTNEKLKKYLNNFIKSEDSFTNFQTELSVNGDNRTFTVTISKILDRNNLENIVLVLDDISEVVRLQRINIWREIATRIAHEIKNPLTPIKLSAERMLRKVKKLDDTEMKQMLEESMSTVINEANELYNLVNEFNSFARLPEIKKEYFNISKLVDSVVFIYQQSHPNINFHKNIDESLEIYADKQQIKRMFLNLINNSIHALNDNGNIYIDVFKDKNWVKVVFKDDGAGIDKNDLEKIFMPYFSKKPDGTGLGLAIVKKIIEEHSGSIKIDSEKNKYTTFNIKLPYAQVSNENTNN, encoded by the coding sequence TTGATAAAATACATTGGTAAAAAAAGTAAAGTTTTATGGTATTCTTTATTTGCCATTATTTTAGTTATACTTAATTTCATTGCCAGCTCTCAGTTAGTCAATTCCGATTTCCCCTGGTATTCAAATATATCAATCTTTCTTTTAGTAAATATTAATATTATTTTGCTGCTTGTTCTTCTTATCGTTATTTTCAGAAAAATGGGTAAATTACTTCTGGATCAACGAAAAAATGTATTCGGGACAAAACTTCAGAGCAAATTGGTAATATTTTCCATTATACTTACTGTGATCCCGGTAGCGGTTGTCTTCACCTTTTCAAATGCAATAATAAACAATTCCATAGACAAATGGTTCAATGCCCAGGTTGAATTAGCGCTAAAAAACTCTATAGATTTGATGCAGCGATATCAAAACCAGGTTGAACAGGATATTATCGAACAAACAAGTATTCTTTCCAAACTTATAACCTCCAAAGGATTCCTTTTACACAAAAATTATGATGAAATGGCTGAATTTGTAAGAGGCTATATGAAGGACAACAGGATTCGGGGAATTGGTATCTATAATAACCAAAAAACAGAGCTGATCAGCATAGACAAGAATATTTACCTGTCCATTATCATAGGAAATGAAGAGCTGAATAAGGTATTATCAGGCTCCCAGGTTGCCCAATATAAATTTTTCAGTAACAATCAGGTTTACTGGGTGGGGCAGCCGATTTCCTCCACAGTCAATAATAACATAATTCTTGGAGCACTTTTTGTTTATAAAACCGTTCCTGCACAACAAGCTGAAAAGGTTTCCCGTATTCTGGAATCCTATAACAACTACAGACAGATTAAATTTTATTCAAAACCTATAGAAAATTCATATAAAATTTTATTAGTTATGATGACCTTGCTTGTTGTATTTGCCGGCATATGGGGAAGCCTTCTTTTTGCAAAGAGCATTACAGACCCCCTGGAAAAACTTACCTCCGCATCTCACCAGGTTTCAGAAGGAAACCTTGATGTGGTACTCGATAAGGCAGGCAATGACGAAGTAGGTTTTCTGGTGGAATCATTCAACGATATGACACAAAAATTAAGGCTGCATAATGAGGAATTAAAAAAGAAAAATGAAATACTTTCGGAAATGTATAACCAAATTTCCAAAGATAACCAATACATAGACACTATTTTTAAAAATGTAAAATCATCAATTTTTCTTCTTAACAGCAAGCTTGAAATACTTAAAGTGAACAGAATAGGGGAAAAATTTGTAAATCCAGAGAACCAATTTACAAATGAAAAACTCAAAAAGTATCTTAACAACTTTATTAAAAGCGAAGATAGTTTTACTAATTTTCAGACAGAACTGTCTGTAAACGGAGACAACCGCACCTTTACCGTTACAATCTCAAAAATTTTAGACAGGAATAATTTAGAAAATATAGTTTTAGTGTTGGATGATATTTCAGAGGTTGTCAGGCTGCAAAGAATAAATATTTGGAGGGAAATTGCTACAAGAATTGCCCACGAAATAAAAAATCCGCTTACTCCCATAAAACTTTCAGCAGAGCGGATGCTAAGAAAAGTGAAAAAACTTGATGATACAGAGATGAAACAAATGCTCGAAGAAAGCATGTCAACCGTTATAAACGAAGCAAATGAGCTGTATAATCTTGTCAATGAATTCAACAGCTTTGCACGGTTACCAGAAATTAAAAAAGAATATTTTAATATAAGTAAGCTGGTAGATTCAGTAGTTTTTATATATCAGCAGTCCCATCCCAATATAAATTTTCACAAGAATATTGATGAATCATTAGAAATTTATGCGGACAAACAGCAAATCAAAAGAATGTTTCTGAATTTAATAAATAACTCCATTCATGCACTAAATGATAACGGAAACATCTATATAGATGTTTTTAAAGACAAAAATTGGGTAAAGGTAGTATTTAAAGACGATGGTGCAGGAATAGACAAGAATGATTTAGAAAAAATATTCATGCCTTATTTTAGCAAAAAACCGGATGGAACCGGACTTGGCCTTGCAATTGTGAAAAAAATTATTGAAGAACATTCTGGAAGCATTAAAATAGACAGCGAAAAAAATAAATATACAACTTTTAATATAAAATTACCGTACGCACAGGTGAGTAATGAAAATACTAATAATTGA
- a CDS encoding sigma-54-dependent transcriptional regulator — MKILIIDDEINICTTIQSILTDEGYEAEYALSFNEGMKKLKHEIFDVIFLDIWLPDHDGSEGLHKIKKYFPETEVIMISGHGNIENAVETIKYGAYDYLEKPLSLDRIILIIKHLEDKLKLKSDLKEYKFNLLKKYELIGTSEPVKQLKSRIEKIAPTNAWVLITGENGTGKEHVARLIHLLSKKSNNKFVEINCSAIPSELMESEMFGYEKGAFTGAANRKIGKLESGNKGTIFLDEIGDMDINLQAKLLRVLETGEFTRVGGNEVIRSDFRIISATNKDLEKEIDRNNFREDLYYRINVIPIYVPPLRKRKDDIPLLTNYFIKESCQTNGLQIKKIDKNLMDIFMEYTWPGNVRQLKNIIERMVVLTENDILTVKDAPEFIMKNFASNNKKDVEKEMETIIYRNDNLKKAKERFEKYYILKTLQNKKWNVSQSAKYLGIERTYLHKKIKDYSLDQFRD, encoded by the coding sequence ATGAAAATACTAATAATTGACGATGAAATAAACATTTGTACCACTATCCAAAGCATATTAACCGATGAAGGCTATGAAGCTGAATATGCACTCAGCTTCAATGAAGGAATGAAAAAACTAAAACATGAAATATTCGATGTGATTTTTTTGGATATCTGGCTGCCAGACCATGATGGTAGCGAAGGTCTTCATAAAATTAAAAAATATTTTCCAGAAACCGAAGTGATTATGATAAGTGGCCATGGGAATATTGAAAACGCTGTTGAAACAATAAAATACGGAGCATACGACTACCTGGAGAAACCTCTGTCCCTTGATAGAATAATCTTAATTATAAAGCACTTGGAAGACAAACTTAAACTCAAATCAGACTTAAAGGAATACAAATTCAATCTGTTGAAAAAATACGAACTGATAGGTACCAGCGAGCCTGTAAAGCAGCTGAAATCAAGAATAGAAAAGATTGCGCCCACAAACGCCTGGGTCTTAATAACAGGAGAAAACGGAACAGGCAAAGAGCATGTCGCCAGATTAATACATCTACTCAGTAAAAAGTCGAATAATAAATTTGTCGAAATAAACTGCTCAGCAATTCCAAGTGAGTTGATGGAAAGTGAAATGTTCGGCTATGAAAAAGGAGCATTCACCGGGGCTGCAAACAGAAAAATAGGTAAGCTGGAAAGCGGAAACAAAGGTACAATATTCCTCGATGAGATTGGTGATATGGACATTAATTTACAGGCCAAACTCTTAAGAGTTTTGGAAACAGGGGAATTTACTCGGGTAGGGGGGAATGAAGTAATCCGGTCCGATTTCAGAATTATATCCGCAACGAATAAAGATCTGGAAAAAGAGATAGACAGAAACAATTTTAGAGAAGACTTGTATTACAGGATAAACGTAATTCCCATTTATGTACCCCCGCTAAGAAAAAGAAAAGACGATATACCACTTTTAACAAACTACTTTATTAAAGAATCCTGCCAAACAAACGGCCTACAGATAAAAAAAATTGATAAAAATCTGATGGATATTTTTATGGAGTACACATGGCCGGGAAACGTCAGACAACTTAAAAATATCATCGAGAGAATGGTTGTACTAACGGAAAATGACATATTAACAGTAAAAGATGCACCGGAATTTATAATGAAAAATTTTGCATCCAATAACAAAAAAGACGTCGAAAAAGAAATGGAAACAATAATTTACAGAAATGACAACCTGAAAAAAGCAAAAGAGCGCTTTGAAAAATATTACATATTAAAGACACTTCAAAATAAGAAATGGAACGTATCACAATCAGCCAAATATCTCGGCATAGAGAGAACATATCTTCACAAAAAAATTAAAGACTACAGTTTGGATCAATTCAGGGATTAA
- a CDS encoding dihydroorotate dehydrogenase: MNNPLITEICGVKFNNPLIMASGTFGYGLEYSEIIDLNKIGGISVKGISLNEVQGNPMPRIMETHAGMLNAIGLQNVGVEKFIKEKLPDIKKYSTRIIANFWGKTVDEYVKVAEVLDKEDVDMLEMNISCPNIKEGGIAFGTDPKMTFNVVSEVKKAVNNKPLVVKLSPNVSDISIFGRAVEDAGADAVSAINTLLGMSINTNTRKPFLSNVTGGLSGPAIKPVAVKMVYDLYKTISIPIIGIGGIMNYKDVIEFYLAGASAVQIGTANFVDPEITLEIIKDLENYCNENKIANISQLSGGIIV, from the coding sequence ATGAATAATCCGCTCATAACTGAAATTTGTGGTGTTAAATTTAACAATCCACTCATAATGGCGAGTGGGACGTTTGGTTACGGACTGGAATATTCAGAAATAATAGATTTAAACAAAATAGGCGGAATCTCGGTAAAAGGAATATCATTGAATGAGGTTCAGGGTAATCCAATGCCCAGGATAATGGAAACACATGCCGGGATGTTAAATGCCATAGGGCTGCAGAATGTGGGAGTTGAAAAATTTATAAAAGAAAAACTTCCGGATATTAAGAAATACAGCACACGGATTATAGCAAATTTCTGGGGTAAAACCGTTGATGAATATGTTAAAGTTGCAGAGGTTCTGGATAAAGAAGATGTGGACATGCTTGAAATGAATATATCATGTCCCAATATAAAAGAAGGGGGCATAGCATTCGGAACAGATCCGAAAATGACTTTTAATGTGGTCAGTGAAGTAAAAAAAGCAGTAAATAATAAACCATTAGTTGTAAAACTATCTCCAAATGTATCGGACATAAGTATATTTGGTCGTGCAGTTGAAGATGCCGGCGCAGATGCTGTCAGCGCCATAAATACGCTATTAGGTATGTCTATCAATACAAACACACGCAAACCTTTTTTATCTAACGTTACAGGAGGGCTCAGCGGCCCGGCAATCAAGCCTGTGGCAGTAAAGATGGTTTATGACTTGTATAAAACAATCAGTATACCGATTATCGGCATAGGCGGAATAATGAACTACAAAGATGTGATAGAGTTCTATTTAGCCGGAGCAAGTGCTGTCCAGATAGGAACAGCAAACTTCGTAGACCCTGAAATTACCCTTGAGATAATCAAAGACCTGGAAAACTATTGCAATGAAAATAAAATAGCTAATATTTCCCAGCTCAGCGGTGGAATAATTGTTTAA
- a CDS encoding dihydroorotate dehydrogenase electron transfer subunit, with translation MKGVVVDNRLLNDKYGLMCIESPEFVKNANPGQFLMIKTQLHNYLYDPLLRRPLGICDVNLKRGTFSLLYMIVGKGTKLLSNIAKEAVISFSEPLGTPFNLTADKKIAVIGGGVGIAPMLFLTKTLYENNSVDVYYGGAEEKDILLTHVFEKYSNNMKISTNDGSVGKKGFVTDLVENIDSYDKVYACGPKPMLKAAFELVKDIDEIDFEVSLEERMACGVGACLGCIIYIIDEKTEKIKQVRCCAEGPVFDGKQIVWDTVCKEQL, from the coding sequence GTGAAAGGAGTGGTAGTTGATAACAGACTGTTGAACGACAAATACGGCTTAATGTGTATTGAGTCACCTGAGTTTGTGAAGAATGCAAACCCCGGTCAGTTTCTGATGATTAAAACCCAACTGCACAATTATCTGTATGACCCTCTTTTAAGGCGTCCTCTGGGAATATGCGATGTTAATCTGAAGAGAGGTACGTTTTCCCTGCTGTATATGATTGTCGGAAAAGGAACCAAACTGCTCTCAAATATAGCTAAAGAAGCAGTTATAAGCTTTTCTGAACCATTGGGAACTCCTTTTAACCTGACGGCGGACAAAAAAATAGCTGTTATTGGAGGCGGAGTGGGGATAGCTCCTATGCTATTTTTGACGAAAACACTTTACGAGAATAATAGTGTGGATGTGTATTACGGAGGAGCGGAGGAAAAAGATATTTTACTTACACATGTTTTTGAAAAATACTCGAATAATATGAAAATATCCACAAATGACGGAAGTGTGGGGAAAAAAGGTTTTGTTACGGATTTGGTTGAAAATATAGACAGTTATGACAAAGTTTATGCATGCGGTCCCAAACCTATGTTAAAAGCTGCGTTTGAATTGGTAAAAGATATAGACGAAATAGATTTTGAAGTATCATTGGAGGAGCGTATGGCTTGTGGAGTAGGTGCATGTCTTGGCTGCATAATATATATTATTGATGAAAAGACCGAAAAAATAAAACAGGTAAGATGTTGTGCAGAAGGACCGGTTTTTGATGGAAAACAGATTGTATGGGATACGGTCTGCAAGGAGCAGTTATGA
- the carB gene encoding carbamoyl-phosphate synthase large subunit, with product MPKRTDIKSILIIGSGPIVIGQACEFDYSGTQALKALKEEGYKVILVNSNPATIMTDPELADSTYIEPLNSESLESIISKEKPDALLPTVGGQTALNVALDLDKKGILEKYSVELIGANIEAINKAEDRELFKDAMTKIGLGMPKSAYIRSYQAAMDTIDEIGFPVIIRPSFTLGGTGGNVAYNMEEYRDYITWALEASPVHEVLVEESIIGWKEFELEVMRDLNNNVVIICSIENFDAMGVHTGDSITVAPAQTLTDKEYQELRNAAINVIREIGVDTGGSNVQFAVDPKTGRQVIIEMNPRVSRSSALASKATGFPIAKIAAKLAVGYTLDEIPNDITKETPASFEPTIDYCVVKFPRFTFEKFPGSNDTLTTQMKSVGEVMAIGRTFKESLQKSINSLEIGKTGFDEIFEENMLEDENVLDEIVNYLKRPTDKRIWYIAEAFRAGFTVDQIYHFSHIDPWFLNNTKEIIDFEYILKNNSNPDYNVLKKAKELGFSNARLAHLLGKSEPEVEELLVRHCVETVYKRVDTCGAEFESYTPYLYSTFEEECEADVTDKKKVVILGGGPNRIGQGIEFDYCCVHACFALSDIGYETIMINCNPETVSTDYDTSDRLYFEPLTREHVLNIIKKENPDGVIVQFGGQTPLKLAGSLENSEVKILGTSPDSIDIAEDRERFKDMVNRLDLKQPPNDIAMDYEGAFRIAERIGYPVVVRPSYVLGGRAMEIVYDEDSLENYMKYAVEASEEHPVLIDKFLENAVEIDVDALSDGENTIVAGIMQHIEEAGIHSGDSACSIPPRSISKEMESEIIKQTKRIAEELKVIGLMNIQYAIKDGDIYLIEVNPRASRTIPYVSKSVGIPLAKVAAKVMLGYKLKDIGIEDVKKNKFYTVKESVFPFIKFPNTDPILGPEMKSTGEVMGIDTTFGKAFYKSQLAAGNVLPKKGKVFISVKDSVKDNIVTVAEKLSNIGFEIVATSGTHKYLVGNNIKAEHVLKVQEGRPNIVDLIKNGQIDFVINVPAGKKSRLDAHSIRRAILSYNIPYVTTIEAAEASVNGIEAYKDQGLTAKSLQEYYRQMQTKYY from the coding sequence ATGCCCAAAAGAACAGACATCAAGAGTATTCTGATAATAGGCTCAGGACCCATAGTGATTGGTCAGGCATGTGAGTTTGATTATTCAGGAACACAGGCACTTAAAGCACTTAAGGAAGAGGGGTATAAAGTCATTCTTGTTAACTCCAACCCGGCTACAATTATGACGGATCCGGAGCTTGCCGATTCCACATATATTGAGCCTCTTAACTCCGAATCTTTGGAAAGTATTATATCAAAAGAAAAACCCGATGCACTGCTTCCAACCGTGGGAGGACAAACCGCGTTAAATGTTGCATTGGATTTGGACAAAAAGGGTATACTGGAAAAATATTCAGTTGAGCTGATCGGTGCAAATATAGAGGCGATAAATAAGGCAGAAGATCGTGAACTTTTTAAAGATGCCATGACAAAAATAGGTCTGGGTATGCCGAAAAGTGCATATATCAGATCCTACCAGGCAGCCATGGATACTATTGATGAAATCGGTTTTCCAGTAATAATAAGACCTTCGTTCACTCTGGGCGGAACAGGTGGAAATGTTGCATACAATATGGAAGAGTACAGGGATTATATAACGTGGGCATTGGAAGCCTCTCCTGTGCATGAAGTTTTGGTGGAAGAGTCCATAATAGGGTGGAAAGAGTTTGAACTGGAAGTGATGAGGGATTTGAACAACAATGTTGTGATTATCTGTTCCATAGAAAATTTTGATGCAATGGGTGTCCACACTGGTGACAGCATTACCGTTGCTCCGGCGCAGACACTCACCGACAAAGAGTATCAGGAACTCAGAAATGCTGCAATAAATGTTATCAGGGAGATAGGGGTTGATACAGGCGGGTCAAATGTTCAGTTTGCCGTAGATCCCAAAACGGGCAGACAGGTTATCATAGAAATGAACCCCCGAGTTTCAAGAAGCTCCGCTCTTGCTTCAAAAGCCACCGGTTTTCCAATTGCAAAGATTGCAGCTAAGCTTGCCGTTGGCTATACACTTGATGAGATTCCCAATGATATCACCAAGGAAACACCGGCTTCTTTTGAGCCTACAATAGATTACTGTGTTGTTAAATTCCCGCGGTTTACATTTGAAAAATTTCCGGGAAGTAACGACACATTAACAACTCAGATGAAATCGGTGGGAGAAGTAATGGCCATAGGGCGTACATTTAAGGAGTCTCTGCAAAAATCGATAAATTCTCTGGAAATAGGCAAAACAGGTTTTGATGAGATTTTTGAAGAAAATATGCTGGAAGATGAAAATGTGCTGGATGAAATAGTCAACTATTTAAAGCGCCCCACAGACAAAAGAATCTGGTATATTGCAGAGGCGTTCAGAGCCGGTTTTACAGTGGATCAGATTTATCATTTTTCACACATTGATCCGTGGTTTTTGAATAATACAAAAGAGATTATTGACTTTGAATATATCCTGAAAAATAACAGCAATCCCGATTATAATGTTCTGAAAAAAGCTAAGGAGCTGGGTTTTTCCAATGCAAGATTAGCTCATTTATTGGGAAAATCTGAACCAGAAGTAGAGGAATTGTTGGTAAGACATTGTGTTGAAACGGTTTATAAGAGAGTGGATACGTGTGGGGCTGAGTTTGAATCCTATACCCCTTATCTGTATTCCACTTTTGAAGAAGAATGTGAGGCAGATGTTACTGATAAAAAGAAAGTAGTGATTCTTGGAGGCGGACCGAACAGAATAGGGCAGGGGATAGAGTTCGATTATTGCTGTGTACATGCTTGTTTTGCCCTTTCCGATATCGGATATGAGACGATAATGATTAACTGCAATCCCGAGACTGTAAGTACAGATTACGATACATCCGACAGGCTTTATTTTGAGCCTCTTACAAGGGAGCATGTGTTAAACATTATCAAAAAAGAAAATCCGGACGGTGTAATTGTACAGTTCGGCGGTCAAACACCCCTTAAACTTGCCGGAAGCCTGGAAAATTCTGAAGTGAAAATACTGGGGACATCTCCTGACAGCATTGATATTGCTGAGGACAGGGAGCGTTTTAAGGATATGGTAAACAGGCTTGACTTAAAACAACCACCTAATGATATTGCTATGGACTATGAAGGTGCCTTTCGTATTGCTGAAAGAATTGGCTATCCGGTGGTAGTCAGGCCGTCATATGTTTTGGGCGGAAGGGCTATGGAAATTGTTTATGATGAAGACTCTCTTGAAAATTACATGAAATATGCCGTTGAGGCGAGTGAAGAGCACCCTGTTCTTATTGATAAGTTTCTTGAAAATGCTGTTGAGATAGATGTTGATGCGCTGAGTGATGGTGAAAATACTATTGTGGCAGGCATTATGCAGCACATTGAAGAGGCCGGTATCCATTCAGGAGATTCAGCATGCTCTATACCACCCAGAAGTATTTCCAAAGAGATGGAATCAGAGATTATTAAACAGACAAAACGGATAGCCGAAGAGCTGAAAGTTATAGGACTGATGAATATTCAATATGCAATAAAAGATGGAGATATATATCTTATTGAAGTTAATCCCAGAGCTTCCCGAACAATCCCCTATGTCAGCAAATCTGTTGGTATACCACTGGCTAAGGTTGCTGCAAAGGTTATGCTCGGCTATAAACTAAAAGATATAGGCATTGAAGATGTTAAGAAGAATAAGTTTTATACAGTGAAAGAGTCTGTGTTTCCATTTATAAAATTTCCAAATACAGACCCAATCCTGGGCCCTGAAATGAAATCCACCGGTGAGGTTATGGGTATAGATACAACGTTCGGAAAAGCTTTTTATAAATCGCAGCTTGCCGCGGGTAACGTTTTGCCCAAAAAAGGTAAAGTTTTTATCAGTGTTAAGGATTCTGTCAAAGATAATATAGTAACTGTGGCGGAAAAACTGAGTAATATAGGGTTTGAAATCGTTGCCACCAGCGGTACTCACAAGTATCTGGTTGGAAACAATATTAAGGCTGAACATGTTCTGAAGGTTCAGGAGGGAAGACCCAATATTGTTGATTTGATAAAAAATGGCCAGATTGATTTTGTTATTAATGTACCTGCCGGTAAAAAATCGCGGTTGGATGCTCATTCTATAAGAAGAGCTATTTTAAGTTATAATATTCCATATGTTACCACAATTGAAGCAGCAGAGGCTTCTGTTAACGGAATAGAAGCTTATAAAGACCAGGGGCTTACAGCAAAATCGCTTCAGGAATATTATAGGCAGATGCAGACAAAATATTATTAA
- a CDS encoding two-component system sensor histidine kinase NtrB: MPSLSYDSSEPRSESSALISENVNNILILIRLSLYFFVIFFILILNAFFETNIPGITGGKVFIPTENSVFFNIGLLIAFFSLLVFFASKLLSKMLLFYVQAIFDFFIISYLVINTGFTESPFLIFYALIVIYISFFEGVRGGISIILAFMIFVVYTFIYYDLVKEVNISNYDFILSISQYCLVFLVVLFFSYFLHKKYAKKEQETAFFEKKLRELENLHELVIENINIGIFVLNSAGSIISCNRSSGEILKLGKSAIIGKKPWQLVPGIKGDMDIVHFKNKYIGYKFQEFSENKGNLGSLLIFQDVTEREHLKKELIEKEKLAFLGEFAAVVAHEIKNPLGAIKGSFHLIKKSGETNKRLIQIVDREISRLELALNNLLFVTRNRSVESGEFSVGNILGGDKSQSKPFLSTILDEFCSYMEDYEVFEKITFEYEVEDDFQIPFTKEEFYQMFWNLVLNSYENRNDNEITISSRKENGRVTVEYRDKGTGLSRDILDKICQPFFTTKKSGTGLGLYVIKSIMDKYGLSCRFYSIDEVESDGSGFVFQFYI, from the coding sequence ATGCCGTCTTTAAGCTATGACAGCAGCGAACCACGTTCCGAATCTTCCGCACTTATTTCTGAAAATGTCAACAACATACTAATACTTATCAGGTTATCCTTATATTTTTTTGTAATATTTTTTATTCTTATCCTTAATGCATTTTTTGAGACAAATATCCCCGGTATAACTGGCGGGAAAGTTTTTATTCCCACTGAAAACAGCGTTTTCTTCAATATAGGGCTGTTAATTGCTTTTTTTTCTCTTCTTGTTTTTTTTGCATCAAAACTGCTTTCAAAAATGCTGCTTTTTTATGTCCAGGCAATCTTTGATTTCTTTATTATAAGCTATCTTGTGATAAACACGGGTTTTACAGAAAGTCCTTTTCTTATTTTTTATGCCCTCATTGTAATTTACATAAGCTTTTTTGAGGGTGTTCGGGGTGGTATCAGTATAATTCTTGCCTTTATGATTTTTGTTGTTTATACGTTTATTTATTATGATCTTGTTAAAGAAGTTAACATATCCAACTATGATTTTATACTAAGCATAAGTCAGTATTGCCTTGTGTTTTTGGTGGTTCTTTTTTTCTCATATTTCTTACATAAAAAATATGCAAAAAAGGAACAGGAAACTGCTTTTTTCGAAAAGAAATTACGGGAGCTTGAAAATTTACACGAACTTGTAATTGAAAATATTAATATAGGAATCTTTGTTTTAAATTCTGCTGGCAGCATAATTTCATGCAACAGATCTTCTGGGGAAATTCTTAAGCTTGGCAAAAGCGCCATTATAGGTAAAAAACCGTGGCAGCTGGTCCCTGGTATTAAAGGGGATATGGATATTGTTCACTTTAAAAACAAGTACATTGGCTATAAATTTCAGGAATTTTCAGAAAATAAAGGCAATTTGGGCTCACTTCTTATATTTCAAGATGTAACTGAGCGTGAACATCTCAAGAAAGAATTGATAGAAAAGGAAAAACTTGCTTTCCTGGGTGAGTTTGCGGCAGTTGTTGCCCATGAAATTAAAAATCCGTTAGGTGCCATAAAGGGAAGTTTTCACCTTATAAAAAAGAGCGGGGAAACGAATAAGCGGCTTATCCAGATTGTGGACAGAGAAATATCCCGCCTGGAGCTGGCTTTAAACAACTTATTGTTTGTTACAAGAAACAGAAGTGTTGAAAGCGGAGAATTCTCAGTGGGCAATATCCTGGGGGGCGATAAAAGTCAGTCCAAGCCTTTCCTGAGTACAATTCTTGATGAGTTCTGCAGTTATATGGAGGATTACGAGGTTTTTGAAAAAATTACGTTTGAATACGAAGTGGAAGATGATTTTCAGATTCCCTTTACCAAAGAAGAATTTTATCAGATGTTCTGGAATCTTGTACTGAATAGTTATGAGAACAGAAATGATAATGAAATAACTATTTCATCCCGCAAAGAGAATGGAAGAGTTACTGTGGAATACAGGGACAAAGGAACCGGCTTGAGCAGAGACATTCTGGATAAAATTTGCCAGCCGTTTTTCACCACTAAAAAATCCGGCACAGGTCTCGGGTTATATGTTATCAAATCTATTATGGATAAATATGGTTTATCATGTAGATTTTATTCCATTGATGAAGTGGAAAGTGATGGAAGCGGATTTGTTTTCCAGTTTTATATTTAG